In the genome of Grus americana isolate bGruAme1 chromosome 16, bGruAme1.mat, whole genome shotgun sequence, one region contains:
- the FAM222A gene encoding protein FAM222A — MLACLQRTQNPPAQHLVCPTKALEPRKCETAAPMHSPRYPSPAELDAYAQKVANSPLTIKIFPTNIRVPQHKHLNRTVNGYDTTGQRYSPYPLHAGGYQGLLAIVKASGKSVVKNSEGKRTKLSPAQVGVAPYPASSTLAQGPSCAGQLSYHGGQKQLEGPVPPNVTVAASVLPLAGRSLALPPSNLPSIQSIIYQINQQCQAQGAQPGCPAVVAANPSPAKHTAFPGAAAYAGAVLPECRKGAELALGSNPAAALGPKAGIYPEGMDYLVWQQKQQQQHLRMYSGGSGGGGALSKSPETCAGASRPYALGGAAEKVSSSPLNCMHGNFSVGQYFAPPWNSILVTPNSDCYNPPELGAGPRELGVPPAEGLPSKTLCNTSILSSSLQSLEYLINDIHPPCIKEQMLGKGYETVSVPRLLDHQHAHIRLPVYR, encoded by the coding sequence GCGAGACGGCGGCACCCATGCATTCCCCGCGCTACCCCAGCCCTGCCGAGCTGGATGCCTACGCACAGAAGGTGGCCAACAGCCCGCTGACCATCAAGATCTTCCCCACCAACATCAGGGTACCCCAGCACAAGCACCTTAACCGGACGGTCAACGGCTACGACACCACGGGGCAGCGCTACAGCCCCTACCCCCTGCACGCCGGCGGCTACCAGGGTCTCCTGGCCATCGTCAAAGCCTCCGGCAAAAGCGTGGTGAAGAACTCGGAGGGGAAGCGGACTAAGCTCTCGCCCGCCCAGGTCGGCGTCGCTCCCTACCCCGCGTCAAGCACTTTAGCTCAAGGTCCCTCTTGCGCCGGGCAGCTGAGCTACCACGGCGGCCAGAAGCAGCTGGAGGGTCCCGTGCCCCCCAACGTGACGGTGGCGGCCTCCGTGCTGCCGCTGGCGGGCAGGAGCCTGGCCCTGCCGCCATCCAACCTGCCCTCCATCCAGAGCATCATCTACCAGATCAATCAGCAGTGCCAGGCGCAGGGCGCCCAGCCGGGCTGTCCGGCCGTCGTGGCCGCCAACCCCAGCCCGGCCAAGCACACCGCCTTCCCCGGCGCCGCCGCGTACGCCGGCGCCGTCCTGCCGGAGTGCCGCAAAGGCGCCGAGCTGGCGCTGGGCTCCAACCCGGCCGCGGCGCTGGGACCCAAGGCGGGCATCTACCCCGAGGGCATGGACTACCTGGtctggcagcagaagcagcagcagcagcacctgcgAATGTACAgcgggggcagcggcggcgggggggcccTCAGCAAGTCCCCCGAGACGTGCGCGGGCGCCTCGCGCCCCTACGCCCTGGGCGGCGCGGCCGAGAAGGTGAGCTCATCCCCCTTGAACTGCATGCACGGCAACTTCTCGGTGGGGCAGTACTTCGCCCCTCCCTGGAACAGCATCTTGGTGACCCCCAACAGCGACTGTTACAACCCGCCGGAGCTGGGGGCCGGGCCCCGCGAGCTGGGGGTGCCCCCCGCCGAGGGGCTGCCCAGCAAGACGCTCTGCAATACCTCcatcctcagcagcagcctccagtCCCTGGAGTATCTCATCAACGACATCCACCCGCCCTGCATCAAGGAGCAGATGCTGGGCAAGGGCTACGAGACCGTGTCTGTGCCAAGGCTCTTG